The following is a genomic window from Corynebacterium incognita.
TCACGCTCCGCTGTGCCCGCGTGCATAACACCCAACGCAGTGCCCAGCTGACGCACCAGGTGCACGCGGCGGCTATCGTCCGCCACGCTCAGCAGATCCGCCAAAGTCTCGCCGTCGCCCGAATCGGTGAGCACCACAATGCGACGCTCCAAGTCATGGGCCAACAGCAGCGGCCCCGGGCGTACCTCGGCGGGCAACGACGTGGTGTACTGGTAGGCCACAATTTCGCGGACGAGGGAGGCGTCGTCGAAGGCATTGCCGGACTCCGGGGTGTACTTCAGCACCACCGTGCGGTGCGGCAGGAACGGTGAGTTGGCCACCCGCGCTCGCAGAACAATGGCGTTGCCCGAGCCACCGAGATCTTCGATGTCGCTGAGCTGCTGCGAGCCGCCGAAACGGGACGACAACAAATTCTGTGCAATGTCCACGACATCGTCATGGTCAAGCTGGCTCACCACTAGTTTCCGCTCCCTTCTCCTGCTCGCTCGCCTCCACGATTTCTATCGACTACTTCGCCGCCTTCTGTGCGTCTTTCTTCTCCGGCTTGAAGTCCACGCCGGTCTCCTTGCGCTGCGCGGCCGGAATCGGCGCCGGGGCGTCGGTCAGCGGGTCCACGCCGCCGCCGGACTTCGGGAAGGCGATGACGTCACGAATGGAATCGAAGCCGCCCAGCAGGGACACGATGCGGTCCCAACCGAAGGCGATGCCGCCGTGCGGCGGAGCGCCAAAGGCGAAGGCGTCCAGCAGGAAGCCGAACTTCTCGCGGGCCTCTTCCTCGGTAATGCCCATCACCTTGAAAACGCGCTCCTGGACGTCGCGCTCGTGGATACGAATGGAGCCGCCGCCGATTTCGTTGCCGTTGCACACGATGTCGTACGCGTACGCGGTGGCCTCGCCCGGGTTGGAGTCGAAGGAGTCCTTCCATTCCGGCTTCGGGGAGGTAAAAGCGTGGTGCACCGCGGTCCACGTGGAGTTACCCAGAGCCACGTCGCCGGAGGCGGTGGCGTCCGCTGAAGGCTCGAACAGCGGGGCGTCAACAACCCAGGTGAATGCCCAGTCGCCGTCCTTGATGAGGTCCAGCTTGCGGGCGATCTCACCACGGGCCGCGCCGAGCAGCGCGCGGGAAGACTTGGTGTCGCCGGCGGCGAAGAAGATAGCGTCGCCCGGCTTCGCACCAACGTGTGCGGCGATGCCGTCGCGCTCAGCGTCGGTGATGTTCTTGGCCACCGGGCCGCCCAGGGTGCCGTCCTCAGCGATGGTGATGTACGCCAAGCCCTTGGCACCGCGCTGCTTCGCCCATTCCTGCCATGCATCAAACTGGCGGCGCGGCTGGGAGGCCCCGCCCTCCATCACGACGGCACCCACGTACTCGTTCTGGAACACGCGGAAGGTGGTGTCCTTGAAGAACTCGGTGCATTCGGTGATCTTGATGTCGAAGCGCAGATCTGGCTTGTCCGAACCGTAGTACTTCATGGCGTGCTCGTAGGTCATGCGGGGGATCGGGGTGGTGATCTCGTAACCAATGAGCTTCCACAGCTCCACGAGGATCTCCTCCGCCAGGGCGATGACGTCATCCTGGTCCACG
Proteins encoded in this region:
- the aspS gene encoding aspartate--tRNA ligase, giving the protein MLRTHLAGELRKDIAGQSVTLTGWVSRRRDHGGVIFIDLRDRSGLAQVVFRESEVAERAHDLRSEYCIKVTGVVEARPEGSENPNLPSGEIEVNVAELEVLNKSEALPFQIDDPSTSGEVGEEARLRYRYLDLRRKSQGDALRLRSAANRAAREVLDRHDFTEIETPTLTRSTPEGARDFLVPARLKPGSWYALPQSPQLFKQLLMVAGMERYYQIARCYRDEDFRADRQPEFTQLDVEMSFVDQDDVIALAEEILVELWKLIGYEITTPIPRMTYEHAMKYYGSDKPDLRFDIKITECTEFFKDTTFRVFQNEYVGAVVMEGGASQPRRQFDAWQEWAKQRGAKGLAYITIAEDGTLGGPVAKNITDAERDGIAAHVGAKPGDAIFFAAGDTKSSRALLGAARGEIARKLDLIKDGDWAFTWVVDAPLFEPSADATASGDVALGNSTWTAVHHAFTSPKPEWKDSFDSNPGEATAYAYDIVCNGNEIGGGSIRIHERDVQERVFKVMGITEEEAREKFGFLLDAFAFGAPPHGGIAFGWDRIVSLLGGFDSIRDVIAFPKSGGGVDPLTDAPAPIPAAQRKETGVDFKPEKKDAQKAAK